In one Acetobacter sp. genomic region, the following are encoded:
- the dld gene encoding D-lactate dehydrogenase produces the protein MSSPQNSPELVSSLKTITGHEHVMTGDAATYQFTHGFRFGAGRVLAVVQPGSLVELWRVAKACTDDGKIIIMQAANTGLTGGSTPDGNNYDRDIVLISTLRLDRSHLIGGGRQVVCLPGATLYELESKLATIGREPHSVIGSSCIGASVLGGVSNNSGGALVQRGPAYTEMAIFGQVGEDGQLHLVNHLGIQLGNDPEAMLRKLEEGSFSETDIDWNAGRGHDGNYINHVREIDADTPARFNADPARWHEAAGCAGKLVTFAVRLDTFPAEKNTSVFYIGTNSTDELEDLRRHLLTGFDTLPIAGEYIHRDAFNIAEKYGKDTFAVIRYFGTKVLPKMFAMKSRFDIYAKKLGFLPEHFSDRAMQALSALLPQQLPQRMLNYRDRFEHHLMLKVSADLTGPVQAYLTDFFGKASGAFFECTADEGKRAFLHRFAAAGAAIRYRAVHHQEAEDIVALDVALRRNDREWFETLPQEIEDKLIVKLYYGHFLCHVMHQDYVVKKGYDAVAVEHSMLPGLDTRGAKYPAEHNVGHLYEAPREMLDHYRSLDPCNCMNPGIGKATKRKNWVAESV, from the coding sequence ATGTCTTCTCCCCAGAACAGCCCCGAGCTTGTTTCCTCTCTGAAAACCATAACCGGCCATGAACATGTCATGACTGGCGACGCCGCTACCTATCAGTTTACGCATGGTTTTCGCTTTGGGGCTGGCAGGGTGCTTGCAGTCGTGCAGCCCGGCTCGCTTGTGGAACTCTGGCGCGTGGCGAAAGCCTGCACCGATGACGGCAAGATCATCATCATGCAGGCGGCCAATACCGGCCTGACCGGCGGCTCCACGCCAGATGGCAACAATTATGACCGTGATATCGTGCTGATCAGCACATTGCGTCTGGATCGCTCGCATCTGATCGGTGGCGGCAGGCAGGTCGTCTGTCTGCCCGGTGCGACACTGTACGAACTGGAAAGCAAGCTGGCCACGATCGGGCGTGAACCTCATTCGGTGATCGGTTCTTCCTGTATCGGCGCATCGGTTCTGGGTGGTGTCAGCAACAATTCCGGCGGTGCGCTTGTTCAGCGCGGACCGGCCTATACTGAAATGGCGATTTTCGGACAGGTGGGAGAGGATGGACAGCTTCACCTCGTCAACCATCTGGGCATCCAGCTTGGCAATGATCCGGAAGCCATGCTCCGCAAGCTGGAAGAAGGCAGCTTCTCGGAAACCGATATCGACTGGAACGCCGGCCGCGGCCATGACGGCAATTACATCAATCATGTCCGCGAAATCGACGCCGACACCCCTGCCCGCTTCAATGCCGACCCGGCGCGCTGGCACGAAGCTGCTGGCTGCGCGGGCAAGCTTGTTACGTTCGCTGTGCGTCTCGATACGTTTCCCGCCGAGAAAAACACCAGTGTTTTCTATATCGGCACCAACAGCACCGATGAACTGGAAGATCTGCGCCGTCATCTGCTGACCGGCTTTGATACGTTGCCGATCGCCGGTGAATACATCCACCGCGACGCCTTCAACATTGCTGAGAAATACGGCAAGGATACGTTTGCGGTCATTCGCTATTTCGGCACGAAAGTCCTGCCGAAAATGTTCGCCATGAAATCACGGTTCGATATCTACGCCAAAAAACTCGGCTTCCTGCCAGAGCATTTCAGCGATCGGGCGATGCAGGCCCTGAGCGCTCTTCTGCCTCAGCAGCTTCCGCAACGGATGCTGAACTATCGTGACCGGTTCGAACATCATCTGATGCTGAAAGTATCAGCCGATCTCACAGGTCCAGTGCAGGCTTATCTGACGGACTTCTTCGGCAAGGCTTCCGGAGCGTTTTTCGAATGCACCGCCGATGAGGGTAAACGCGCCTTCCTGCATCGCTTTGCCGCAGCGGGCGCCGCGATCCGTTACCGCGCCGTGCATCATCAGGAAGCAGAAGATATCGTAGCACTCGATGTCGCCCTGCGTCGCAATGACCGTGAATGGTTCGAGACACTGCCGCAGGAGATTGAAGACAAGCTGATCGTCAAACTCTATTACGGCCATTTCCTGTGTCATGTGATGCATCAGGATTATGTTGTGAAAAAGGGTTACGATGCCGTCGCAGTCGAGCACTCGATGCTGCCCGGTCTGGATACCCGAGGCGCGAAATATCCTGCCGAGCACAATGTCGGTCACCTCTACGAAGCTCCGCGGGAAATGCTGGATCATTACCGCTCGCTTGATCCGTGCAACTGCATGAATCCGGGGATCGGCAAGGCGACGAAACGGAAGAACTGGGTGGCGGAGAGCGTTTGA
- a CDS encoding TrmH family RNA methyltransferase: protein MKEKTGTRQGVRNRANEIKSFQCKNLIAVLENPTDVKNIGTVIRNVNAMGVEKIYVVDPRKSFPDDWQELRENRTISKTSVSAVKWTFVKRFDSTEECLAHLEKNGFKSIVTSPHVKGKASVFLHEGDYTIHHKLAVWFGSEATGISDVAVEKSELCVSIPMFGMIESLNLGTSSGIVLYEVTKQRRDYQSHYRHRGRRGERSTPLPTEILPQG, encoded by the coding sequence GTGAAAGAAAAAACTGGAACGAGGCAGGGTGTTCGCAACCGCGCCAACGAAATCAAATCATTCCAATGCAAAAACCTTATTGCAGTCCTTGAGAATCCTACTGATGTAAAAAATATTGGCACAGTCATCAGAAACGTAAATGCGATGGGTGTGGAGAAAATTTATGTCGTCGATCCCAGAAAATCGTTCCCTGACGACTGGCAGGAATTGCGCGAGAATAGAACGATTTCAAAGACATCTGTTTCTGCCGTAAAATGGACATTCGTAAAGCGCTTCGATAGTACAGAAGAATGTTTGGCACATCTGGAAAAAAACGGTTTTAAATCGATCGTCACGTCACCGCATGTGAAGGGCAAAGCAAGCGTGTTTCTTCATGAAGGCGATTATACGATTCATCACAAGCTGGCCGTCTGGTTCGGGAGCGAAGCAACGGGAATCAGTGACGTGGCCGTGGAAAAAAGCGAGTTATGTGTCAGCATCCCAATGTTTGGTATGATCGAAAGCCTTAATCTGGGAACGAGTTCAGGCATCGTTCTTTATGAGGTCACTAAGCAACGACGCGACTATCAAAGCCATTATAGACACCGCGGACGCAGAGGTGAACGAAGCACGCCTTTGCCTACCGAAATCCTGCCGCAGGGCTGA
- a CDS encoding translocation/assembly module TamB domain-containing protein: MSETAPDISAKPRRSLGRRIARGSGIAAASVAGLVVLVAGVVLVGANLDPGRHFIERQASSLTGNTVVVTGLHGRFPDALKIAHIELRDTKGVWLTIDNLRLDWSPLRMVGRTVHVDLLSFDRLAIPRLPESDSSKPATSASGPTRTGLGIDIKAVDAKRIEVGAPVAGLAAIFSLQGHAAAPELDALINGLSLRNLPKADILVDLKRLDADGALKVAAKTESRALTLDLTAQDGKDGIVAGLSRMPEITPVSLTLHLAGPTEAAALDFGAQAGSITSTVKGKLNLVANTADVAAALNAPAMSLSDSVGWQSIALAAKLSGPYTAPAGTGTLTVKQLVAGGAQVGSLDASFDGIGQGEVLDQLHLHAAASGVRIPGSSPTLLASAPLQLDATYAPNNPVAPVVLALTHPLLQLNAQSDTKPVLKGNATLNLPDLAPLAAAGRQKLEGHADLAASFALPEASGDTTTVALTGNIAALKGLEQAVGLIGPSGKLAAHATLTKRDDGQTVHLDTFTLDGRALHLTANATANTKDSKTTLDAAQASLSLTDLSAAAKMLRGTAKLDLDASGPTDDLSAKAHLASDFGTATMPRGPITLDLDAEHLPSALTAHLTAGGTLDKAPLNVDLAATQDKDGNRTLKITKLDWNSVHGDGALELPSKRKIPLGTFDLKIARLADLKNLIGQPVSGTLAASLKSTAVTDNSPLKAAINVTGDVAMTPYRIGALKLTGFVNDPEGSPSADLSLQLDKVAAPSIAGGLRATVKGPQNAIAVDANGRFSELYGAPAALDLAAVADIPDQSVRVSRLTANAKGESLKLEAPVKVSYGKTLGVDRLRATVAPPGVAPASIDIAGTAKPVLNLTATIRNVTPALAKPFAPTLHATGTLSADAKVTGTLAAPRGTVRLDGHGLRMMSGDAASLPPAEIAAMADLAGATARLNAHASAGPKVTLLADGTVPTSITGPINLHTRGNLDLSLANAMLGASGRQALGMVNFDMTVGGTASRPAARGSLTLHKGDIQDFSQGLHLSDIEASVLAENDRLVIHSFTAQAGKGGMALTGTVGVFAPGMPVDLHLTASKAQPVASDLLTAIMDADITVKGQADTRIDVVGGIKLPHVEINIPNSMPSSVATLNVIRPGDKPPEAEKKVTERVIGLDLKLTSPGEFFVRGHGLDAEMAGLLSVKGTASQPVVEGGFNMKRGLFSLGGITLNFTKGRVGFDGTGVSHKLDPTLEFVAERNVSGQTAMLKVGGYASDPKITFESIPSLPQDQVLAMLLFGTDAHSLSTTQMAELGAALATIAGGSGFDPLGTVRKTLGLDRLAIGGGSGVGNGGASVEAGKYVMKGVYVGAKQATSGSGTQAQVQVDLTNHLKLNTTVGTGGNVTGFTTPENDPGSSVGLLWQYRY; this comes from the coding sequence ATGTCCGAAACGGCACCTGATATCTCCGCCAAACCACGTCGGTCACTTGGTCGCCGCATCGCCCGGGGAAGCGGGATCGCCGCAGCTTCGGTCGCCGGTCTCGTCGTGCTGGTCGCGGGCGTGGTTCTCGTCGGCGCTAATCTCGATCCGGGACGTCATTTCATCGAACGGCAAGCCTCCTCGCTGACCGGCAATACGGTTGTTGTCACCGGCCTGCATGGACGTTTTCCAGATGCCCTGAAGATCGCGCATATCGAACTGCGGGACACAAAAGGCGTCTGGCTCACCATCGACAATCTGCGCCTCGACTGGTCGCCGCTTCGCATGGTCGGCCGCACCGTTCATGTCGATCTGCTCAGTTTCGACCGACTGGCCATACCGAGACTGCCGGAAAGTGATAGCTCCAAGCCCGCGACATCCGCCAGTGGTCCGACCCGGACCGGTCTTGGTATCGACATCAAGGCGGTAGACGCCAAACGGATCGAAGTTGGCGCACCGGTCGCGGGACTGGCTGCCATATTCTCCCTGCAAGGCCACGCAGCCGCACCGGAACTTGATGCGCTGATCAATGGACTGTCCCTCAGGAACCTCCCGAAAGCCGATATTCTCGTTGACCTGAAACGCCTTGATGCGGACGGGGCGTTGAAGGTCGCTGCAAAGACGGAATCACGCGCACTGACGCTCGATCTGACCGCTCAGGACGGCAAGGACGGCATCGTCGCGGGGCTGAGCAGGATGCCTGAGATCACGCCGGTCTCCCTGACCCTGCATCTGGCCGGTCCCACGGAGGCTGCCGCTCTCGATTTCGGCGCGCAGGCGGGAAGCATCACGAGCACGGTGAAGGGCAAGCTCAATCTCGTCGCCAATACGGCTGATGTTGCCGCCGCTCTCAACGCGCCCGCCATGTCGCTCAGCGACAGTGTCGGCTGGCAGTCCATAGCCTTGGCGGCAAAACTGAGCGGTCCCTATACCGCGCCCGCCGGAACCGGAACGCTGACCGTAAAGCAGCTCGTCGCAGGTGGCGCGCAGGTAGGCTCTCTTGACGCCAGCTTTGACGGGATCGGGCAGGGCGAGGTTCTCGATCAGCTTCATCTTCATGCAGCCGCGTCTGGAGTGCGTATCCCCGGCAGTTCGCCGACCCTGCTGGCCAGTGCGCCCTTGCAATTGGACGCCACATACGCGCCCAACAATCCGGTCGCGCCGGTTGTGCTGGCGCTGACGCATCCGCTGCTTCAGCTCAACGCACAGTCCGATACGAAGCCCGTCCTCAAAGGCAACGCGACCCTTAACCTGCCTGATCTCGCTCCACTCGCGGCGGCAGGCAGGCAGAAGCTGGAAGGTCATGCCGACCTTGCAGCCAGCTTCGCTTTGCCGGAAGCCTCCGGCGACACAACGACAGTGGCTCTGACCGGCAATATCGCCGCGTTGAAAGGGCTGGAACAGGCCGTTGGTCTGATCGGACCGAGTGGCAAGCTGGCGGCTCACGCGACTCTCACCAAGCGGGACGATGGGCAGACTGTTCATCTCGACACGTTCACACTCGACGGACGCGCTCTGCATCTCACGGCCAACGCCACCGCGAATACGAAAGACAGCAAGACCACGCTGGATGCTGCACAGGCCAGTCTGTCGCTGACGGACCTGTCTGCGGCGGCAAAGATGCTGCGTGGCACAGCGAAGCTTGATCTCGACGCCTCCGGTCCAACGGATGACCTTTCGGCCAAAGCGCATCTCGCCAGCGATTTCGGCACGGCCACAATGCCGCGTGGCCCGATTACACTCGACCTTGACGCCGAACATCTGCCTTCCGCGCTGACAGCGCATCTGACGGCAGGGGGCACGCTCGATAAAGCGCCTCTGAACGTCGATCTCGCCGCGACGCAGGATAAGGATGGAAACCGGACCCTGAAAATCACCAAGTTGGACTGGAACAGTGTGCACGGAGACGGTGCGCTGGAACTGCCGTCCAAACGCAAGATTCCGCTTGGAACATTTGATCTGAAGATCGCCAGACTGGCGGATCTGAAAAACCTGATCGGCCAGCCTGTCAGCGGCACACTCGCAGCTTCGCTGAAAAGCACGGCGGTCACCGACAACAGCCCGCTGAAAGCCGCAATCAACGTCACCGGCGATGTGGCGATGACCCCCTATCGCATCGGGGCGCTGAAACTGACCGGCTTCGTCAATGATCCCGAAGGATCGCCCAGCGCCGACCTGTCCCTGCAACTCGACAAGGTTGCCGCACCTTCCATTGCGGGCGGCCTGCGGGCAACGGTCAAGGGACCACAGAACGCGATTGCTGTTGATGCTAACGGGCGGTTTTCCGAACTGTATGGCGCTCCGGCGGCCCTCGATCTCGCCGCTGTGGCTGACATTCCGGACCAGAGCGTGCGGGTCAGTCGTCTGACGGCCAACGCCAAGGGCGAATCTCTGAAACTTGAAGCGCCAGTCAAGGTTTCCTACGGCAAGACACTGGGTGTTGACCGGCTTCGCGCCACGGTCGCACCGCCCGGCGTGGCTCCGGCCAGCATCGATATTGCCGGCACGGCCAAACCCGTCCTGAACCTGACAGCGACGATCAGGAACGTCACACCCGCGCTGGCCAAACCTTTCGCACCCACCCTGCACGCAACCGGCACACTGTCCGCCGACGCCAAAGTGACGGGAACGCTCGCGGCTCCCCGTGGCACTGTGCGTCTCGACGGGCATGGTTTGCGGATGATGTCGGGCGACGCGGCTTCGCTGCCTCCCGCTGAAATCGCGGCAATGGCCGATTTGGCTGGCGCAACAGCCCGCCTGAACGCTCATGCCAGCGCCGGTCCAAAGGTCACTCTTTTGGCGGACGGCACTGTTCCGACCTCCATAACCGGTCCGATCAATCTGCACACGCGCGGCAATCTGGACCTGTCGCTTGCCAACGCCATGCTGGGTGCAAGCGGTCGACAGGCGCTGGGCATGGTCAATTTCGACATGACGGTGGGCGGAACAGCTTCGCGTCCGGCTGCTCGCGGCTCACTGACACTGCACAAGGGCGATATTCAGGACTTCTCGCAGGGCCTGCATCTTTCGGATATCGAGGCGAGCGTGCTGGCTGAGAATGATCGTCTGGTCATCCACTCCTTCACTGCACAGGCCGGAAAGGGCGGCATGGCCCTCACGGGGACGGTCGGGGTCTTCGCCCCCGGTATGCCGGTCGATCTACATCTGACGGCAAGCAAGGCGCAGCCCGTGGCGAGCGATCTGCTGACCGCGATCATGGATGCGGACATCACCGTCAAAGGACAGGCCGATACGCGCATCGACGTGGTGGGCGGCATCAAACTGCCTCATGTGGAAATCAATATTCCCAATTCGATGCCGAGTTCGGTCGCGACGCTGAATGTGATCCGCCCCGGTGACAAGCCACCGGAGGCCGAGAAGAAAGTCACGGAGCGTGTGATCGGGCTGGATTTGAAACTGACCTCTCCGGGGGAGTTCTTTGTAAGAGGCCACGGTCTGGACGCCGAGATGGCGGGCCTGCTGAGCGTGAAGGGAACGGCGTCTCAACCGGTCGTGGAAGGCGGCTTCAACATGAAGCGTGGCCTGTTCAGTCTTGGTGGTATCACACTGAACTTTACAAAAGGCCGTGTCGGGTTTGATGGCACCGGTGTCTCCCACAAGCTCGATCCGACACTGGAATTTGTCGCCGAACGCAATGTCAGCGGCCAGACGGCCATGCTGAAGGTCGGCGGTTACGCCAGCGACCCGAAGATCACCTTTGAGTCCATTCCTTCCCTGCCGCAGGATCAGGTTCTGGCGATGCTGCTGTTCGGCACGGATGCTCATTCACTGTCCACCACGCAGATGGCGGAACTCGGCGCGGCTCTGGCGACCATCGCGGGAGGCTCGGGCTTTGACCCACTCGGAACCGTCCGCAAAACCCTAGGCCTGGATCGTCTGGCCATAGGCGGCGGCTCAGGCGTCGGCAATGGTGGCGCGAGCGTCGAGGCCGGCAAGTATGTGATGAAGGGCGTCTATGTCGGCGCCAAGCAGGCGACTTCCGGCAGCGGCACGCAGGCGCAGGTGCAGGTCGATCTGACCAATCACCTGAAGCTCAATACGACAGTTGGCACGGGCGGAAACGTGACAGGCTTCACCACGCCGGAAAACGATCCGGGAAGTAGTGTGGGGCTGTTGTGGCAGTATCGGTATTGA